The genome window TGCGCCGCCGCGGGTACACGCCGGAGTCGATCCGGGATTTCTGCGCGCGTGTGGGTGTGGCGAAGAAGGCCAACGTGATCGACGTGGCCGTGCTCGAGCACGCCGTCCGCGAGGACCTGAACCGGCGGGCCAGCCGGGCACTGGCCGTGCTCCGCCCGATCAAGGTGGTTATCGAGAACTACCCGGAGGATCGTGTCGAGGCGCTGGAAGCCATCAACAACCCCGAGGACCCGGGGGCCGGCACGCGCTGGCTGCCGTTCTCCCGGGAGCTCTTCATCGAGCGCGAGGACTTCATGGAAGTCCCGCCGAAGAAGTTCTTCCGGCTCTCGCCTGGGAGCGAAGTGCGGTTGCGCTACGCCTATATCCTGAAGTGCGAATCGGTCGTGAAGGACGCCACGGGTGCCGTGACGGAACTGCGCTGCACCATCGACCCGGAGTCGCTGAGGGGTGAAACGGCCCAGCGCCGGGTGAAGGGCACCATTCACTGGGTATCCGCCGCCCATGCCCACGATGCGGAAGTGCGCCTCTACGACCGGCTGTTCGCCTCGGAACTGCCCGACGCGCACGACAACTGGCTGGCGGACCTGAACCCGAACTCGCTTGAGGTCCTGACGGGCTGCAAAGTGGAGGCGGCGCTCGCCGCGAATGCGCCCGGCTCGAGCTTCCAGTTCGAGCGGCAGGGCTACTTCTGCATGGACCTCGACTCCACGCCCGCCGCGCCGGTCTTCAACCGCACGGTCACCCTGAAGGACGCCTGGGCCCGCATGCAGGCGAAGGGATAGCCGCTCCCGCCCCTGGGCATCGGACACCTCCTGCTGTTAGGTGGAAGTGTCTACTTTATCGAGGGAGCTTCCGCGTCGGCTCCATTCGTTTGTTAGCCGGGCCCTTGCGTGCCCGCCACCGACGCAACGAAGCGGGGCTCTCTGTGGAGGGCTGCCCCAAAAGCAGCGCCTCGACCTCGATGTCCTCGTCCAGCGCGGGCCAATGGATGCCAAGGCCGCCACCCAGCAGGATCCAGCGCCGACGTTCGGCTGGTGTGCCTCCGGCCAAACGGGGAAACCACGACAGGGGCACCGACACCACGCGGTCGTCCTGCAACTCGACCACCAAGTGGTCGGCTGTTACACGAACCTGCCGCGCCAACGCGGATTCAACGGCCAGAGCGGAAGAAGCCATCCCATGCCCTCACGAGTTCATCGGTGTGCTGCTGGACCAGA of Candidatus Rokuibacteriota bacterium contains these proteins:
- a CDS encoding glutamine--tRNA ligase (catalyzes a two-step reaction, first charging a glutamine molecule by linking its carboxyl group to the alpha-phosphate of ATP, followed by transfer of the aminoacyl-adenylate to its tRNA), translating into RRRGYTPESIRDFCARVGVAKKANVIDVAVLEHAVREDLNRRASRALAVLRPIKVVIENYPEDRVEALEAINNPEDPGAGTRWLPFSRELFIEREDFMEVPPKKFFRLSPGSEVRLRYAYILKCESVVKDATGAVTELRCTIDPESLRGETAQRRVKGTIHWVSAAHAHDAEVRLYDRLFASELPDAHDNWLADLNPNSLEVLTGCKVEAALAANAPGSSFQFERQGYFCMDLDSTPAAPVFNRTVTLKDAWARMQAKG
- a CDS encoding DUF2442 domain-containing protein, whose protein sequence is MASSALAVESALARQVRVTADHLVVELQDDRVVSVPLSWFPRLAGGTPAERRRWILLGGGLGIHWPALDEDIEVEALLLGQPSTESPASLRRWRARKGPANKRMEPTRKLPR